A section of the Clostridium omnivorum genome encodes:
- a CDS encoding carbohydrate ABC transporter permease, whose product MVKSKFGQILIHLVLIIVVIFSLLPFLNMISTSLIPNTYVLPSKPQIIPKQFYFGNYVNVWAGENFSRYFANSLFVTAANTILTLFIASLSGYGFARLKFPGKKIIFNIYIFSLMMPAVLALVSQFTILQRLHLVDTYTGLLLLYISGGIAGNTFFLKGFFETIPRELEESIIMDGGNKWTIYRKIILPLSKPALATMAIGTFSATWMEVFTALTVLKTQSKRTLPIAVKLLQNGKATQWGVVFAAAIIVLIPIIAIFIVFNKQFIKSGGSEGAVKG is encoded by the coding sequence ATGGTTAAAAGTAAGTTTGGGCAGATATTAATACATTTAGTATTAATAATAGTAGTAATATTTTCACTACTACCATTTTTAAACATGATAAGTACATCATTGATACCTAATACCTATGTTTTGCCTTCAAAGCCTCAGATAATTCCAAAGCAATTTTACTTTGGAAATTACGTCAATGTTTGGGCGGGTGAAAACTTTTCAAGGTATTTTGCAAATAGCCTATTTGTAACTGCTGCTAATACAATATTGACATTGTTTATAGCATCCTTATCAGGTTATGGCTTTGCTAGATTAAAATTTCCGGGTAAAAAAATAATCTTCAACATTTATATATTTTCTTTAATGATGCCTGCGGTGCTTGCTTTAGTTTCACAGTTCACTATTTTGCAAAGGCTGCATTTAGTTGATACTTATACAGGTCTGCTGCTTTTGTATATTAGTGGTGGAATTGCTGGTAATACTTTTTTCTTAAAAGGCTTTTTTGAGACTATTCCAAGAGAATTAGAAGAGTCTATTATTATGGATGGTGGCAACAAATGGACTATATATAGAAAAATTATATTGCCGCTTTCAAAACCTGCTTTGGCTACAATGGCTATAGGTACTTTCTCAGCAACTTGGATGGAGGTATTTACAGCACTTACAGTTTTAAAAACACAGTCCAAGAGAACATTACCAATTGCAGTTAAACTGCTTCAAAATGGAAAGGCAACTCAATGGGGAGTTGTATTCGCTGCTGCGATTATTGTTCTAATTCCTATAATCGCAATATTTATTGTGTTTAATAAGCAATTTATAAAATCAGGTGGAAGCGAAGGTGCGGTAAAAGGCTAG
- a CDS encoding glycoside hydrolase family 66 protein has translation MIIKEIYPARAQFRKGEKIKVIVEIEGHNTSSKLRCNVYRLHDNILSLDKYVSSSENHVVFEFDINSDEFMSGYGVEVELYENNKKVQTLNTAFDILSSWKYAPRYGFLSDFSPNDLEDKDDLKEMNKYHLNVVQYYDWMYRHHDLIPKSDIFIDPLQRKLSLHTIKSKIELAHKYGMEAIAYGAVYASAPEYYKEHKDLAIYKNNGEVFGFGDFLYMMDISRESKWHDHIIEEFYKAIKLGFDGIHMDQYGYPKEAMSNANGVWAIRKLREDFPNLINDTRSYIEEKGEQVSLIFNAVNNWPVETVAAAQQDAVYIEVWPPNDTYQDLYNLISNAKRYASEKQVILAAYMKPFLEELNIPVEQAENAALFTMATIFASGGFHLLLGENKGVLDDPYYPKYRTIESEEFNEKLRNYYDFIVKYEELLYDFNIIDTTMVNTGGINEEYAFKGVNTSPKAEANSIWTLIKEKPGYKIISLINFNDIEDMNWNVPKEKLSSEVKNIEVSVLTCNEIKGVYAASPDFNEGKALKLDFQYVKGEQGNKVKFTVPELKVWNLIYIVC, from the coding sequence TTGATAATTAAAGAAATATATCCAGCAAGAGCTCAGTTTAGAAAGGGCGAAAAAATAAAAGTAATTGTAGAGATTGAAGGTCACAACACATCAAGCAAACTTAGGTGTAATGTATATAGACTTCATGATAATATTCTCTCATTAGATAAGTATGTGTCTAGTTCAGAAAATCACGTTGTATTTGAATTTGATATAAATAGTGACGAATTTATGTCAGGTTATGGGGTGGAAGTTGAACTATACGAAAATAATAAAAAAGTACAGACTTTAAATACAGCTTTTGATATTTTAAGTTCTTGGAAGTATGCGCCAAGGTATGGGTTTTTATCAGATTTTTCACCAAATGATCTAGAAGATAAAGACGATTTAAAAGAAATGAATAAATATCATTTAAATGTAGTTCAGTACTATGATTGGATGTACAGACATCATGATTTAATACCGAAATCAGATATATTTATAGACCCTTTGCAGAGGAAACTTAGCTTGCATACTATAAAGAGCAAAATTGAATTAGCTCATAAATATGGTATGGAGGCTATAGCATATGGTGCTGTTTATGCTTCAGCGCCAGAATACTATAAGGAACATAAAGATTTAGCTATATATAAGAATAATGGAGAAGTATTTGGATTTGGTGACTTCCTTTATATGATGGACATATCAAGAGAAAGCAAGTGGCATGATCATATAATAGAGGAATTTTATAAAGCTATTAAACTTGGCTTTGACGGAATTCACATGGACCAGTATGGTTACCCTAAAGAAGCCATGAGTAATGCAAATGGTGTATGGGCTATTAGAAAGCTTAGGGAAGACTTTCCTAACTTAATTAATGATACTAGAAGCTATATAGAAGAAAAAGGTGAACAGGTTAGTCTAATATTTAATGCTGTAAATAACTGGCCAGTTGAGACTGTAGCAGCGGCGCAGCAGGATGCCGTTTATATTGAAGTATGGCCACCTAATGATACTTACCAGGACTTATATAATCTTATATCAAATGCAAAGAGATATGCTTCAGAAAAACAAGTTATTTTAGCTGCTTACATGAAACCATTTTTAGAAGAACTTAATATCCCAGTAGAGCAAGCTGAAAATGCTGCACTTTTTACTATGGCTACTATTTTTGCAAGTGGAGGCTTTCATCTGCTGCTAGGTGAAAATAAAGGGGTGCTTGATGACCCTTATTATCCTAAATATAGAACTATAGAAAGTGAGGAATTTAATGAGAAGCTAAGAAATTACTATGATTTCATAGTTAAATATGAAGAACTGCTCTATGACTTTAATATAATTGATACTACTATGGTTAACACTGGTGGAATAAATGAAGAGTACGCTTTCAAAGGGGTAAATACTTCACCAAAAGCAGAGGCAAATAGCATTTGGACCTTAATAAAAGAGAAGCCAGGATATAAAATTATAAGTCTAATTAACTTTAATGATATAGAAGATATGAACTGGAATGTTCCTAAAGAAAAATTATCTTCTGAGGTGAAAAATATAGAGGTTTCAGTACTTACTTGTAATGAAATAAAAGGTGTATATGCAGCTTCGCCTGATTTTAATGAAGGTAAAGCCTTAAAACTGGATTTTCAGTATGTAAAGGGAGAGCAG
- a CDS encoding glycoside hydrolase family 66 protein: MFYLKKKIILGAAILFCIGSAYIIYKFRTFSAEASTRAINTGKLISDVYTDKARYIPKDKVNVKVQLNNNLNKNYKGSLEIYFKHLNNVVLKKEVKVSLESKEKKTIDISWNAPLEDYEGYLVEVYAVHGINVDDNKNTAVDISSDWTKFPRYGYIAEYPEQSKEETESKIDWINKFHIDGLQFYDWQNKHQKPLPGDLNNITKFWKDIANRDIYFQTVKDYIDSAHSKNMKAANYNLIYGAYTDYAQYGIKPEWAIYKDTSHSVQDVHSLPSGWASSLAVFNPANKDWQNYIYNAEEEVNKALKFDVFHMDTLGNRGQTFDYYGRDVNLPDTYTEFINNAKKALGTSVVFNTVNRYGLEQVAKSDVDFLYSELWPSDYPSYSSFKETIDKGYELTNGKKNTVIAAYMNYGRAGTPGEFNEHSVRLTDAAIFAAGGAHIELGDTGMLAREYFPNKNLTMSKPLVDAMRNYYDFLVAYENLLRDGLTDNKNKIEINGINTSNNGKQDTVWTYSKEKKGFEVIQMINLLGMRRPAWRDDGANYDAPSAQKDLKLNYTVKQGKIKDVYLASPDFNGGKSVKLKYTTKSGGDGTQLQINIPKLQYWDMVYIEKE, encoded by the coding sequence GTGTTTTATTTGAAAAAAAAGATTATTCTAGGTGCTGCTATTTTGTTCTGTATTGGTTCAGCCTATATAATTTATAAATTTAGAACTTTTAGTGCAGAAGCAAGCACTAGAGCTATAAATACTGGGAAGCTTATTAGTGATGTGTATACAGATAAGGCCAGATATATTCCCAAAGATAAAGTTAATGTAAAAGTACAATTAAATAATAACCTAAACAAAAATTACAAGGGTTCTTTAGAAATATACTTTAAGCATTTAAATAATGTTGTTCTAAAGAAAGAAGTTAAAGTTTCTTTAGAAAGTAAAGAGAAAAAAACTATTGATATTTCATGGAATGCACCTTTGGAGGACTATGAAGGATATCTTGTAGAAGTTTATGCGGTGCATGGAATTAATGTTGATGATAATAAAAATACTGCTGTAGATATATCATCGGACTGGACTAAGTTTCCAAGATACGGATATATAGCTGAATATCCAGAACAGTCCAAAGAGGAAACTGAAAGTAAGATAGATTGGATAAATAAGTTTCATATAGATGGATTGCAATTTTATGATTGGCAGAACAAGCATCAAAAACCTCTGCCAGGGGACTTGAACAATATAACAAAGTTTTGGAAGGACATAGCAAATAGAGATATATATTTTCAAACGGTGAAGGATTATATTGATTCCGCCCATAGTAAAAATATGAAGGCAGCAAACTATAATCTTATTTATGGAGCTTATACGGACTACGCTCAATATGGTATAAAGCCAGAATGGGCAATATACAAAGATACTAGCCATTCGGTTCAGGATGTGCATTCTCTTCCATCAGGCTGGGCATCTTCTTTAGCTGTATTTAACCCTGCAAATAAGGATTGGCAAAATTATATTTATAATGCTGAAGAGGAGGTAAATAAGGCATTGAAGTTTGATGTGTTTCATATGGATACATTAGGCAACAGAGGACAAACCTTTGATTATTATGGCCGGGATGTTAATTTACCTGATACTTACACAGAATTTATAAATAATGCTAAAAAGGCATTAGGAACTAGCGTTGTATTCAACACTGTAAATAGATACGGATTGGAGCAAGTAGCGAAATCAGATGTAGATTTCCTATATTCAGAGCTTTGGCCAAGTGATTATCCAAGCTATTCCTCTTTTAAAGAAACTATAGATAAGGGCTACGAGCTTACTAATGGAAAGAAAAACACAGTAATAGCAGCATATATGAACTATGGCAGAGCAGGTACACCAGGTGAATTTAACGAGCATAGCGTTAGATTAACAGATGCTGCTATATTTGCTGCAGGTGGTGCACATATAGAGCTTGGTGATACAGGAATGCTTGCAAGGGAGTACTTCCCTAATAAAAATTTAACTATGTCTAAGCCTTTAGTAGATGCAATGAGAAATTATTACGATTTTTTAGTTGCCTACGAGAATTTGTTGAGAGATGGACTCACTGATAATAAAAATAAAATTGAGATTAATGGAATTAATACAAGTAATAATGGTAAGCAGGATACAGTTTGGACTTACTCAAAGGAAAAAAAGGGCTTTGAAGTTATTCAAATGATAAATTTGTTAGGTATGAGGCGACCGGCATGGAGAGATGACGGAGCAAATTATGATGCTCCATCTGCACAAAAAGATTTAAAGCTTAACTATACTGTTAAGCAAGGAAAGATTAAAGATGTGTATTTAGCTTCACCAGACTTCAATGGAGGAAAATCTGTAAAGCTAAAGTATACTACTAAAAGCGGAGGGGATGGAACTCAGCTTCAAATAAATATACCAAAGCTTCAATATTGGGACATGGTATACATTGAAAAAGAATAG
- a CDS encoding carbohydrate ABC transporter permease, whose translation MKQLEKNIITVSQIKHKNKKLNREQREALEGWAFIGIGFLLFLIFVAYPLLKNVAMAFMNYSVNPNKPSTFIGLANFKKAFIHSGTLDESSKFYLSLRNTLLAVVVTVPAQWFLGMIIAIAIESLSKGKMLYRFLLYIPVISDWIVVAILFKYIFQDTQGSLVNSILLNLHLISQPISWLQNEWTGNIVIWALCIWKGIGWVMIMYTAAIQDLPKDIYEAADVDGATKRQQMWKITLPLLASRTYFIVINLIIGAFNILLQVMLITNGGPMGKTDVLQNYMYNKAFSSFDFGYAAAISLIMAVILILISVVQRKITKNTEIEF comes from the coding sequence AATATTATAACTGTTTCACAGATTAAACATAAAAATAAAAAACTAAATAGAGAACAAAGAGAAGCACTAGAAGGATGGGCGTTTATAGGTATTGGCTTTTTGCTATTTCTAATTTTTGTAGCATATCCTCTGCTAAAAAACGTAGCTATGGCATTTATGAATTATAGTGTTAATCCCAATAAACCTAGTACGTTTATTGGACTCGCAAACTTTAAAAAGGCATTCATACATAGTGGAACCTTAGATGAAAGTTCAAAGTTCTATCTGTCTTTAAGGAATACACTACTTGCAGTAGTAGTTACAGTTCCAGCTCAGTGGTTTTTGGGAATGATAATTGCAATAGCAATAGAATCTCTTTCAAAGGGAAAGATGCTCTATAGGTTTTTACTATATATTCCGGTTATTTCAGATTGGATAGTTGTTGCTATACTGTTCAAGTATATTTTTCAAGATACCCAAGGTTCTTTAGTAAATTCTATATTGCTTAATTTGCATCTAATAAGTCAGCCGATTTCCTGGCTGCAAAATGAATGGACTGGAAACATAGTAATTTGGGCTCTATGTATTTGGAAGGGAATTGGATGGGTAATGATTATGTATACTGCAGCTATTCAAGACCTGCCAAAGGATATATATGAAGCAGCGGACGTAGATGGAGCTACTAAAAGGCAGCAAATGTGGAAAATTACACTACCACTTCTTGCATCAAGAACTTATTTTATAGTAATTAACTTAATAATAGGTGCATTTAATATATTACTTCAAGTAATGCTCATTACAAATGGAGGACCAATGGGCAAGACAGATGTTCTTCAAAACTACATGTATAATAAAGCCTTCTCAAGTTTCGACTTTGGCTATGCAGCAGCAATTAGCTTGATTATGGCTGTTATTTTAATATTGATTTCTGTTGTACAAAGAAAAATAACTAAGAATACAGAGATAGAATTCTAA